A genomic segment from Klebsiella africana encodes:
- a CDS encoding DUF2207 domain-containing protein, with product MPTLSTRILRSVGLLLLLLSISGLAVSDDKTITEASPLPANARRVPAYEHILFFDSLARFQPNGSMEMRENITVLSLGKEIRRGIFRTLPLSWHRQDGKIFSVDYVIKSVSRNGLPEPYSLDRTTKALTVRIGSADRILKPGIYNYEIRYQVSNHFSRFHDWDELYWNVTGNDWIWPIGKARFQLVLPDAAGQLNADGRDARLRTIDVYTGRQGAKDHHAIILPDGSIQTSRPLATGEGLTVVYTWPRDILAGAAAPEAVWPLVHLLVPTLATSLIWLPLLLLVGYYWLWWRKNVTAAGLKMPPVTPLFSLPAAMSPGYLRFITQRKYDDVAFSSDLLGLVAKRAIRLTSKKSQTKGAWSSSPVDEQWLSRQPDEKHKPLTPNEKQLMSLLFSAKRKNINLSTPHQTLMQNARRWLEKCCEEQKPQLCRTWGKPLRHCFYIALLIPIVCGIGFSPAAAALTVPSLLFVSVGGVMTYLCLRFLRNPMKTLRSLGPVMILMALVFSPVATVAGGVFLLGMLPLTQLPAGYPGALLTAIALCTFVAWKTPRYTQKGLNDLAVAKGLKLYIKTAEEKRYQTLYPPDERIAHFESLLPVALALGVGKTWANTFARYLSSTGAMSEVLAQADWQDMHHFCQSCHFAASDKPVQRSEGGSSGSGYSGSGSSGGGSSGGGSGGGGGGGW from the coding sequence ATGCCAACGTTGTCCACCCGGATACTGCGCAGTGTTGGCCTGTTGCTGCTGCTGTTGAGCATCTCTGGTTTAGCCGTCAGCGACGATAAAACTATCACCGAGGCGTCGCCACTCCCGGCCAATGCCCGCCGGGTTCCCGCGTATGAACATATTCTCTTTTTCGATTCCCTGGCGCGTTTTCAGCCAAACGGCAGCATGGAGATGCGGGAAAATATCACCGTGCTGTCCCTGGGAAAGGAGATTCGTCGAGGCATTTTCCGCACGCTACCTCTCTCCTGGCACCGGCAGGACGGCAAAATTTTTAGCGTTGATTACGTCATCAAATCGGTCTCACGCAATGGACTCCCAGAACCCTACAGCCTCGATCGCACGACAAAAGCGCTGACCGTGCGCATTGGCAGCGCCGATCGCATCCTGAAGCCAGGTATTTATAACTATGAAATTCGCTATCAGGTTAGCAACCATTTCAGCCGCTTCCATGACTGGGATGAGCTGTACTGGAACGTGACGGGCAACGACTGGATCTGGCCAATCGGGAAAGCCCGTTTCCAGCTTGTACTGCCTGACGCCGCCGGGCAGCTGAATGCGGATGGCAGAGATGCAAGGTTGCGCACCATTGATGTTTACACTGGTCGTCAGGGGGCGAAAGACCACCATGCGATCATCCTGCCTGATGGCAGCATACAAACTTCCCGCCCCCTTGCCACCGGCGAAGGGCTAACCGTGGTCTATACCTGGCCTCGAGATATTCTGGCAGGCGCCGCCGCGCCCGAAGCGGTCTGGCCGTTGGTCCATTTACTGGTGCCGACGCTGGCCACCAGCCTTATCTGGCTTCCCCTGCTACTGCTCGTTGGCTACTACTGGCTGTGGTGGCGCAAAAACGTCACGGCGGCGGGGTTAAAAATGCCGCCGGTGACGCCACTATTTTCTCTGCCCGCCGCGATGTCGCCAGGCTATCTGCGCTTTATTACGCAACGTAAGTATGATGATGTGGCATTCAGTAGCGATTTACTAGGGCTGGTTGCCAAACGAGCAATCAGATTGACGAGTAAAAAAAGCCAAACTAAAGGCGCATGGTCTTCATCCCCTGTTGATGAGCAGTGGCTTTCCCGCCAGCCAGACGAAAAACATAAACCGCTGACCCCCAATGAAAAGCAGTTGATGAGCCTGCTTTTCAGCGCTAAACGTAAGAACATCAATCTCAGTACGCCCCATCAAACGTTGATGCAAAACGCGCGCAGATGGCTGGAAAAATGTTGTGAAGAGCAGAAACCGCAGCTGTGCCGGACATGGGGTAAACCGCTGCGTCATTGTTTCTATATTGCTCTGCTGATCCCGATCGTTTGCGGCATCGGATTTAGCCCGGCGGCGGCGGCGCTCACCGTTCCCAGTCTGCTGTTTGTATCGGTCGGCGGGGTGATGACGTATTTGTGCCTGAGGTTTTTACGCAACCCGATGAAAACCCTGCGTAGTTTGGGACCAGTTATGATCCTGATGGCGCTGGTATTTAGCCCTGTCGCCACCGTGGCGGGCGGTGTTTTCCTGCTTGGCATGCTACCCCTCACCCAACTTCCTGCCGGCTATCCTGGCGCCTTGTTAACCGCCATCGCACTGTGCACGTTCGTCGCCTGGAAAACACCTCGCTATACGCAGAAGGGGTTAAACGATCTGGCCGTCGCCAAAGGGCTGAAACTGTATATTAAAACGGCCGAAGAGAAGCGCTATCAAACACTGTATCCGCCCGACGAGAGGATCGCGCATTTTGAAAGTCTGCTGCCGGTCGCCCTGGCGCTCGGCGTAGGAAAAACCTGGGCAAATACCTTTGCCCGATACTTAAGCAGCACCGGCGCGATGTCGGAAGTATTAGCGCAGGCAGACTGGCAGGACATGCATCATTTCTGCCAGAGCTGTCATTTCGCGGCCAGCGACAAGCCGGTGCAGCGTTCAGAGGGTGGCTCGTCAGGGTCGGGCTATAGCGGTTCCGGCTCTTCCGGTGGCGGATCGTCAGGAGGCGGTTCCGGTGGTGGTGGTGGCGGTGGCTGGTAA
- the panM gene encoding aspartate 1-decarboxylase autocleavage activator PanM, with translation MKLTIIRLQHFSDQDRIDLGKIWPSPDLSTLTLDENHRLYAARFNERLLGAVRVTLRGVEGELSDLCVREVTRRRGVGQYLVEETLRDNPAINSWRVADQGVEDRGVMAAFMQALGFSAQQNGWEKH, from the coding sequence ATGAAACTGACCATTATCCGTTTACAGCACTTCAGCGATCAGGATCGCATCGACCTGGGGAAAATCTGGCCGTCGCCGGATCTGTCGACGCTGACCCTCGATGAGAATCATCGTCTCTACGCCGCCCGCTTTAACGAGCGCCTGCTGGGCGCCGTGCGCGTTACCCTGCGCGGCGTCGAAGGTGAGCTTAGCGATCTGTGCGTGCGTGAAGTAACCCGCCGCCGCGGCGTCGGGCAATACTTAGTGGAAGAGACATTGCGTGATAACCCGGCGATCAATAGCTGGCGCGTCGCTGACCAGGGGGTGGAGGACCGCGGCGTGATGGCGGCCTTTATGCAGGCGCTCGGCTTTAGTGCCCAGCAGAATGGTTGGGAAAAGCATTAA
- a CDS encoding LemA family protein, with protein sequence MEMYIGLAIVAVILIWAIFTYNRFISLRRFKDEAWSGIAVQLKRRHDLAPNLFSLVKRYAQHEKELLEEIGRQRSLLIGNPQQVAASEQHYAGTLSRVFALAEAYPELKASENFLSLQESLGEIEEQLQMARRYFNATVREFNILVESFPSLLLARLFSFRSELFFELESPEEAKLPRME encoded by the coding sequence ATGGAAATGTATATCGGGCTGGCTATTGTCGCCGTGATCCTTATCTGGGCGATCTTCACCTATAACCGTTTTATCTCGTTACGCCGTTTCAAAGACGAAGCCTGGAGTGGGATTGCCGTCCAGCTCAAGCGCCGTCACGATCTGGCGCCCAATCTGTTCAGCCTGGTCAAACGCTATGCGCAGCACGAAAAGGAGCTGCTGGAAGAGATCGGCCGCCAGCGCAGCCTCCTGATTGGTAATCCCCAACAGGTGGCCGCCAGCGAGCAGCACTATGCCGGAACGTTGAGCCGTGTATTCGCCCTGGCGGAAGCCTATCCGGAACTCAAAGCTAGCGAAAACTTCCTCTCGCTGCAGGAATCCCTTGGTGAAATAGAAGAACAACTGCAAATGGCCCGCCGTTACTTCAACGCCACAGTCCGCGAGTTTAATATTTTGGTGGAGTCTTTCCCCAGCCTGCTGCTGGCCCGCCTGTTTAGCTTCAGGTCGGAACTTTTCTTTGAACTGGAGTCCCCTGAAGAAGCCAAATTGCCCCGAATGGAGTGA
- the livJ gene encoding branched chain amino acid ABC transporter substrate-binding protein LivJ — translation MNMKGKALLAGCIALVMSSAALAEDIKIAVVGAMSGPVAQYGDQEFTGAEQAVADINAKGGIKGNKLQIVKYDDACDPKQAVAVANKVVNDGIKYVIGHLCSSSTQPASDIYEDEGILMITPAATAPELTARGYKLILRTTGLDSDQGPTAAKYILDKVKPQRIAVVHDKQQYGEGLARAVQDGLKKGGANVVFFDGITAGEKDFSTLVARLKKENIDFVYYGGYHPEMGQILRQARAAGLKTQFMGPEGVANVSLSNIAGESAEGLLVTKPKNYDQVPANKPIVDAIRAKKQDPSGAFVWTTYAALQSLQAGLNQSDDPAEIAKYLKGATVDTVMGPLSWDQKGDLKGFEFGVFTWHANGTATDAK, via the coding sequence ATGAATATGAAGGGTAAAGCGTTACTGGCAGGATGTATTGCCTTAGTTATGAGCAGCGCGGCGCTGGCGGAAGATATCAAAATCGCGGTAGTTGGGGCGATGTCCGGCCCGGTGGCCCAGTACGGCGACCAGGAATTTACCGGCGCAGAGCAGGCGGTAGCGGATATCAACGCTAAGGGCGGCATCAAGGGCAATAAGCTGCAGATCGTCAAATATGATGACGCTTGCGACCCGAAACAGGCGGTAGCGGTAGCCAACAAAGTGGTCAACGACGGCATCAAATACGTTATTGGTCACCTGTGTTCCTCTTCCACTCAGCCGGCGTCTGATATCTATGAAGATGAAGGCATTCTGATGATTACCCCGGCAGCGACTGCTCCGGAGCTGACGGCGCGTGGCTATAAGCTGATCCTGCGCACCACCGGTCTGGACTCCGATCAGGGGCCAACCGCGGCGAAATACATTCTCGACAAAGTGAAGCCGCAGCGTATCGCAGTGGTACATGACAAACAGCAGTACGGCGAAGGTTTGGCCCGTGCGGTGCAGGATGGCCTGAAAAAAGGCGGGGCGAACGTGGTCTTCTTCGACGGGATCACCGCCGGTGAGAAAGATTTCTCCACCCTGGTGGCGCGCCTGAAGAAAGAGAATATCGATTTCGTCTACTACGGCGGCTATCACCCGGAAATGGGCCAGATCCTGCGCCAGGCGCGTGCCGCCGGTCTGAAAACCCAGTTTATGGGCCCGGAAGGCGTAGCGAACGTCTCCCTGTCTAACATCGCCGGCGAGTCGGCGGAAGGCCTGCTGGTAACCAAGCCGAAGAACTACGACCAGGTGCCGGCGAACAAACCGATCGTGGATGCGATCAGGGCCAAGAAACAGGATCCGAGCGGCGCCTTCGTCTGGACCACCTACGCGGCGCTGCAGTCGCTGCAGGCAGGCCTGAATCAGTCTGACGATCCGGCGGAAATCGCTAAATACCTGAAAGGCGCGACGGTAGACACCGTGATGGGGCCGCTGTCGTGGGATCAGAAAGGCGACCTGAAAGGGTTCGAGTTCGGGGTCTTTACCTGGCATGCGAACGGTACGGCGACCGACGCCAAATAA
- a CDS encoding aromatic amino acid transport family protein, with product MSENSTFSPVLTGRERTAVPAKSLSFVEGVSMIVGTNIGAGVLSIAYASSKAGFLPLLFWLVLVGSLTTVTMLYVAESTLRTRKHLQLSGLSKRYVGGFGALMMFLSVCVNSVGALTAYMTGSGKLLHSLFGISPALGSVLFFVPAAGVLYLGLKAIGRGEKFISIGMVVMISVLVIATLLKETTRVGYLLDGNWLYMVPVFNVVAFCFSAQYIVPEMARGFADKPEKLPKAIMVGMALTFTLLALVPLSVISLNGLDNISDVATISWGRALGEWAFFSANLFALCAMLTSYWGLGGSFLTNIFDQFRLGNDEQPARRLMVLLVVAIPPFVLAYSGMVSFVNALYFAGVFSGVILSIMPILMLKGARQRGDLTPGWTCPAWMTHPLIQCFIVLLYLCSAAYAIASAVGYLPAGW from the coding sequence ATGTCTGAAAACTCCACCTTTTCTCCCGTCCTCACCGGCCGGGAACGTACGGCTGTCCCTGCAAAATCTCTGAGCTTCGTCGAAGGGGTATCGATGATTGTCGGTACCAATATTGGCGCGGGTGTCCTCTCTATCGCCTATGCGTCAAGCAAAGCGGGCTTTTTACCACTGCTGTTCTGGTTGGTGCTGGTGGGTAGTCTGACCACGGTGACCATGCTCTATGTCGCGGAATCCACGCTGCGCACGCGTAAACATCTGCAGCTCAGTGGATTATCGAAGCGCTACGTCGGCGGCTTTGGCGCGCTGATGATGTTTCTCTCCGTCTGCGTCAACAGCGTCGGTGCATTGACGGCGTATATGACCGGCAGCGGTAAGCTGCTGCACTCCCTGTTTGGCATCTCGCCAGCGCTGGGCAGCGTGCTGTTTTTTGTTCCGGCGGCAGGGGTGCTCTACCTGGGCCTGAAGGCGATCGGTCGCGGTGAGAAATTTATCAGCATCGGCATGGTAGTGATGATCTCGGTGCTGGTGATTGCCACGCTGTTGAAAGAGACCACCCGCGTCGGCTATCTGCTCGACGGCAACTGGCTGTATATGGTTCCGGTCTTCAACGTCGTGGCATTCTGCTTCTCGGCACAGTATATCGTGCCGGAGATGGCGCGGGGCTTCGCCGACAAACCGGAAAAATTACCTAAAGCCATTATGGTCGGCATGGCGCTGACCTTTACCCTGCTGGCGCTGGTGCCGTTGTCGGTGATCTCGCTTAATGGCCTGGACAATATCTCGGATGTGGCCACTATCTCCTGGGGCCGGGCGCTTGGCGAATGGGCCTTCTTCTCAGCCAATCTGTTTGCGCTGTGCGCGATGCTGACCTCCTACTGGGGACTGGGCGGCAGCTTCCTGACCAATATCTTCGATCAGTTCCGCCTGGGGAATGATGAACAGCCCGCCCGTCGCTTGATGGTGCTGCTGGTGGTGGCGATCCCGCCGTTCGTGCTGGCCTATAGCGGCATGGTCTCCTTCGTCAACGCGCTCTATTTTGCCGGGGTGTTCAGCGGCGTCATTTTATCGATTATGCCGATCCTGATGCTGAAGGGCGCCCGCCAGCGTGGCGACCTGACCCCGGGCTGGACCTGTCCGGCCTGGATGACCCATCCGCTTATCCAATGCTTCATTGTGTTGTTGTATCTTTGCAGCGCCGCCTACGCGATAGCATCCGCGGTAGGCTACCTGCCCGCTGGCTGGTAA
- a CDS encoding 4-aminobutyrate--2-oxoglutarate transaminase, producing the protein MKSSELNQRRQQATPRGVGVMCNYFVEKAENATLWDIEGNEVIDFAAGIAVLNTGHRHPKVVAAVADQLQAFTHTAYQIVPYESYVSLAERINDLAPIDGPAKTAFFTTGAEAVENAVKIARAYTGRPGLITFGGGFHGRTFMTMALTGKVAPYKIGFGPFPGSVYHGVYPNAAHGVTTADALKSLERIFKADIAPDQVAAIILEPIQGEGGFNVAPADFMQALRDLCDTHGILLIADEVQTGFARTGKLFAMQHYEVKPDLMTMAKSLAGGFPLSGVVGRAEVMDAPAPGGLGGTYAGNPLAVAAAHAVLDVIAEEQLCQRAEQLGSHLQEVLNQARATCPAIVDVRGRGSMVAVEFNDPQTGEPSPEFTRQVQQKAQENGLLLLSCGVYGNVIRFLYPLTIPDAQFSKALDILARVLKS; encoded by the coding sequence GTGAAAAGCTCAGAACTGAATCAACGTCGCCAGCAGGCGACGCCGCGCGGCGTAGGCGTAATGTGTAACTACTTTGTCGAGAAGGCGGAAAACGCCACGCTGTGGGATATCGAAGGCAATGAGGTGATCGATTTCGCCGCCGGGATCGCCGTGTTAAATACCGGTCACCGCCATCCGAAAGTGGTCGCCGCAGTCGCCGATCAGCTGCAGGCGTTCACCCATACCGCCTATCAGATTGTGCCGTACGAAAGCTATGTTTCGCTGGCGGAGCGTATCAACGATCTGGCGCCAATTGACGGGCCGGCAAAAACGGCTTTCTTCACCACCGGCGCGGAAGCGGTCGAGAACGCAGTGAAAATCGCCCGCGCTTACACCGGTCGTCCGGGCCTGATTACCTTCGGCGGCGGCTTCCACGGCCGTACCTTTATGACCATGGCCCTCACCGGTAAGGTCGCGCCTTACAAAATCGGCTTCGGGCCGTTCCCGGGCTCGGTGTATCACGGCGTTTACCCTAATGCGGCCCACGGCGTGACCACCGCGGATGCGCTGAAAAGCCTGGAGCGCATTTTCAAAGCGGATATTGCGCCGGATCAGGTAGCGGCCATTATCCTCGAGCCGATCCAGGGGGAAGGCGGCTTTAACGTCGCGCCGGCCGATTTTATGCAGGCGCTGCGCGACCTGTGCGATACCCACGGTATTCTGCTGATCGCTGATGAAGTGCAGACCGGTTTCGCCCGCACCGGCAAGCTGTTCGCTATGCAGCACTATGAGGTGAAACCGGATCTGATGACGATGGCGAAAAGCCTCGCCGGCGGTTTCCCGCTGTCGGGCGTTGTCGGTCGCGCCGAGGTGATGGATGCGCCAGCCCCAGGCGGGCTGGGTGGAACCTATGCCGGTAACCCGCTGGCGGTGGCCGCGGCGCACGCGGTGCTGGATGTCATTGCCGAAGAGCAGCTGTGCCAGCGTGCTGAACAGCTGGGTAGCCATCTGCAGGAAGTGCTCAACCAGGCGCGCGCCACCTGCCCGGCGATCGTTGATGTCCGCGGCCGGGGGTCAATGGTGGCGGTGGAGTTTAACGATCCGCAAACAGGCGAACCGTCGCCGGAATTCACCCGTCAGGTGCAACAGAAAGCGCAGGAGAACGGCCTGCTGCTGCTGAGCTGTGGCGTCTACGGCAACGTGATCCGCTTCCTGTATCCGTTGACCATCCCGGACGCCCAGTTCTCGAAAGCGCTGGATATTCTGGCGCGTGTACTGAAGAGCTAA